From a region of the Verrucomicrobiota bacterium genome:
- a CDS encoding MFS transporter — translation MVAQSRTELTYRYERWRAISSGVLETAGTTFLLLLAVRWFEAGPLAKAFVAGGGSLGLILAPWVVSRVEAAGWPVAKAASRLAALGAISFFMMALVPLLPVFVVGSVLAMTTASAAIPLMTQIYQENYPEHERGRRFSRTVMIRIATAAAFSELAGRALSGHLNYFQWLLVVFSGAFAFASICLARCPSQPLHVSGGTHPFRALRHVRDDRLFRQTLIAWMFLGFATLMMAPLRVEYLANAKYGMTQHGLPLTAGKIALLTGVIPNLARLVLSPVWGWLFDRMNFFVLRITLNIGFALGILSFFTSGTMTGLVVAAIIYGISNAGGDVAWSLWVTKFAPPRRVADYMSVHTFFTGVRGVLAPLVAFQLVSGVSMQVLGWISAGLIVAGTSMLIPEIKFGKGARQAAALVEEVSE, via the coding sequence ATGGTTGCGCAATCCCGGACCGAACTGACTTATCGTTACGAGCGTTGGCGCGCCATCTCGTCCGGTGTTTTGGAAACGGCAGGAACGACGTTCCTGCTGCTGCTGGCGGTGCGTTGGTTTGAAGCGGGACCACTGGCAAAGGCCTTCGTGGCCGGGGGTGGAAGTCTGGGATTGATACTGGCTCCGTGGGTCGTGTCGCGAGTCGAGGCCGCCGGCTGGCCCGTGGCCAAAGCGGCCTCCCGTCTTGCCGCGCTGGGCGCCATCAGTTTTTTTATGATGGCACTGGTGCCATTGCTGCCAGTCTTCGTGGTCGGCTCGGTTCTCGCCATGACCACTGCCTCCGCCGCCATTCCGTTGATGACCCAGATTTACCAGGAAAACTATCCGGAGCACGAACGCGGCCGGCGGTTCTCCCGCACGGTGATGATTCGCATTGCCACCGCAGCCGCTTTCAGCGAACTGGCGGGACGCGCATTGTCCGGACACCTCAATTACTTCCAATGGCTCCTCGTGGTGTTCAGCGGCGCGTTTGCGTTTGCCAGCATTTGTCTGGCGCGTTGTCCTTCGCAGCCGTTGCACGTTTCCGGCGGCACGCACCCGTTCCGAGCGCTGCGTCATGTGCGGGACGACCGATTGTTCCGGCAAACGCTCATTGCCTGGATGTTTTTGGGGTTTGCCACGTTGATGATGGCGCCGTTGCGTGTGGAGTATCTGGCCAATGCTAAATATGGAATGACGCAGCACGGATTGCCGCTCACGGCCGGCAAGATTGCGCTGCTGACGGGCGTCATTCCCAACCTCGCGCGTCTGGTCCTGAGTCCGGTTTGGGGCTGGCTTTTCGATCGCATGAATTTTTTCGTGTTGCGGATCACGTTGAACATTGGATTCGCGCTTGGCATTTTATCCTTCTTCACCAGCGGCACCATGACCGGGCTGGTGGTGGCGGCCATCATCTACGGGATTTCCAACGCGGGCGGCGACGTGGCGTGGAGCCTTTGGGTCACCAAATTCGCGCCGCCCAGGCGCGTGGCGGATTACATGAGCGTGCATACGTTCTTCACCGGTGTGCGCGGTGTGCTGGCACCCCTCGTCGCGTTTCAACTGGTGTCCGGCGTTTCGATGCAAGTCCTGGGTTGGATCAGCGCCGGATTAATTGTCGCTGGCACTTCCATGTTGATTCCCGAAATCAAGTTCGGCAAAGGCGCGAGACAGGCAGCGGCGCTCGTGGAAGAAGTGTCCGAATAA